The window CGGAAGGTGATTGCATTGCCGACCGACGCTACCAGTGCCGTCGACACCAACGGACCGATGCCGGGGATCTCCATCAACCGACTGCAGGCATCATCCTGTTTCGCAATCCGCTGGAGTTCGGCGCTTGCTTCCTCAATCCGCCTTTCGAGTTCATCCCACTCGTGCTTCAACTCCAAAAGCAAACCTTGCGTCCGTCCTGAGAAGGAGCAATTGCCTTCTCCGAAAATGATTTGCAGCTGCGCAGCCAGGTGAGAAGGCCCCTTGCGCATCGTGATGCCGCGTTCGAGCAGGAAGCCGCGCATCTGGTTCATGACCGCAGTGCGCCTTGCTACCCAACGATCGCGCACCCGGTGTAGGGCCTGGAGATCCAGCTGCTCATCAGTTTTGATCGGCACGAAACGCATCGTCGGTCGCTGCACGGCTTCCGCGATCGCTTCTGCGTCCAGGTAGTCGTTTTTGTTCGTCTTGACGTAGGGCTTCACGTACTGTGCCGGCATAAGCCTGACGTCATGGCCTTGTTCCCGCAGGGCACGAGCGAGGTAGTGCGCGCCTCCGCAGGCTTCCGTTCCAATCAGGATCTGCTGTCGGTTCGCAGTAAAGACTAGAAGCTGCTTACGCGAGAACTTCTTCCGCAGCACAATCTCACCTCGTGCGTTCAGCCCAATAACGTGAAAGGTGGTTTTGCTTAGGTCAATGCCGAGTGTTGTGATTTCCATGGTAAGCCTCCTACCCGCCAAGATAATCCTGCTGTAAAACAAGCGGCGGACCATTCCAGTAGACAGAGTATGGAAAGCATGGAAAGCCATGAAGCCGGCTTCCCACCCTTCCCACACTCTTTGGAAGTCCCTTCGGGATTCCCACATTGCCACAGCCTCGACGACTGGATATATGTCTTCTCGTGCTCCCTAAACCTAAAACTATCGCCACCGCAAGGGGCTTGTAACGGATGTCTCAGGTCCACAACGTAACGCATGTCCCGGTACACTCACCCCTGAGCGAGGCTTGTCTTCCTTATGGGTGCGCGTCAGCGCACATGACTTATTGGGATGGGCGTTGCAGGCCGGAACGGCCTGCTGAGGAGGGTGGCGAAAGACGCAAGCGGCTGCAGAGGTGGAGGAGCGGAGCGCTTCCCTGCAGTTAAAAAAATGTTGTTAGGACTCTGTCGAACTAGGCCGCTTGGTGTTGCTACCAATCAGACGCAAGGGATTAGATTTAGATAGGGTCATTAGGAATTTCTATACTAGTTCACTTCTTAGTGTGAGCTTTGTCGTAGGCGTCGTCTTTGACCTTCTCTGCCGCCGCTTGCCGCCGATGTAAGGCCAAGCCCCTAGCTGCGATCTTGTCGCATCCATCCGCCTTCCGATTGCTGAGCTTCCCTATCACGTAAGAACTGTGACAGACAGCTAGATCGTCCGCCGGTAAGGTCCCTAGTTCTAGCTCGACGATGCTCTGATCTTGGCTTCCCCAATTCTCATTTCGCCAGTCGTAGCCGACCGCGATCTCAGGTTTCGGAGCTGTAGGAGTAGGACTTGGGGTTGTATAAGGGGGACCCGAGTTTAAGTCGGCAGGGCGAGGTGACGAAGACTCAGACTGACATCCAACCAAGGCAAAACCAGAAATGACAAGTACGAATGCCGCAAAAACCTTCATGCGTAGTTCTCCTCTGCAT is drawn from Edaphobacter lichenicola and contains these coding sequences:
- a CDS encoding IS110 family RNA-guided transposase, yielding MEITTLGIDLSKTTFHVIGLNARGEIVLRKKFSRKQLLVFTANRQQILIGTEACGGAHYLARALREQGHDVRLMPAQYVKPYVKTNKNDYLDAEAIAEAVQRPTMRFVPIKTDEQLDLQALHRVRDRWVARRTAVMNQMRGFLLERGITMRKGPSHLAAQLQIIFGEGNCSFSGRTQGLLLELKHEWDELERRIEEASAELQRIAKQDDACSRLMEIPGIGPLVSTALVASVGNAITFRKGRDLAAWLGLVPRQHSTGGRPKLLGISKRGNEYLRRMLLHGARSVMMQVERNPSALGVWITDLSKRKHHNVTAVALANKMARIAWAMLTRGSHYSASQLAVA